The following DNA comes from Musa acuminata AAA Group cultivar baxijiao chromosome BXJ1-4, Cavendish_Baxijiao_AAA, whole genome shotgun sequence.
CGAGTAGAAACCGTGTTCGTTGACGCAagtgaaatgagtttaattgacCTAGACAAGGGGTGGGTCTTTACCAACTTCCAAATCCAAGATTTagggatgaaaaaaaaaatagaaagggCACTCTTTATTCTCATGAAAAAAATAAGATGCAGATATtattatgcttataaatattcACTTAAAAAATAATAGTTCGTACAAATTAGTTTGgtttcttaaaggaaccataaatagcTTAATGTCATTAATTAAAATAGATAGATCTTTTCGTTAGAGATCCAAaactaaatgggtacctaaagtaaACCCTCATTTTTTGTAGATATGTTTATACTCTAAAGATAGAAGAAAGATATGGTactggatgctcaagacacatgattgTAGATATGTCTTCACCTCTCTCATAAACAGTAATTTTATCTTTTGAGCATCTTATTGAatcatttatttgaattttatctTTTGAGCATCTCATAAACGAATATTTTTGTTGCTGCAGACAGAAGCAAGCTGAGAAAACAGAAACATGCATATACTCGATCGACGTACGTCAACGTTGCACGGGAAGCCCACTGGGAGGCTTATGGTCGGGGTGGGGATGGATTCACTGGAGGAGGTTGCGGCTGATAGACAGGAGCCGGACAAGTATCGCCGCAAGTGGATGATTCCAGTGAACGCCTCGGAAGAGTAGTACTTTGAGGCAGCGACGGCAACAGTAGATCTGGGTCGACCCACCTACTCGGCATCGGCCACCCGTCGTCCGCATCTGCCGGCTGTAATGCTGCCAACCAAAACATGATGACGATGATGGAGGAGATCATGAGGGTGAAACGAGCTCGGTGATGATTCCCCATATGATATTTTTGACGTTGCTGCTGCTCTTGCCTCTTGTCCCTTCTcttctacagaagaagaagaagaagaagaagaagaagaagactgacTGAGTGGTTCGTCTTTGGCTGCCTTTCGTTTTCCTTTTTCTCGTGGGTGGAAACTGCCTTCAATCGTTGACTGTCTGCAGCTTCAGCCATGGGTTTGTTTTTGGGAACACGTAAATAACTCTGTGTTTTTAATCTTATTTAGTTTTTATTTGGTAGCTCTGTAACCAGAAATGGTTTTTGTTTCGATCATTGTAGGTGAAACATTTGCGTCGATTGATTCACCCATTCTCTCTTCGTTTTGTGTTACTGCGtctattttctgatttttttatataattatttaattaacctttcgtagtttattttttttttaaattagagttGTGTATTTATATTATTACTTTAATAATATTAGCTGAAACTTTAACCGATTAAAACAAACTAACGAAAAATACTTGATAGTAAGAGTATACCCTCCCTAAGATTGAGGATTCAAATCATTCTGTACCCTCATTCACTCATTCTTGATAATAAGATCGTGGGATCAATTTTGTCTTTTATCACTTATAGTTGTTTGTGTTGAATTGATGGCATATGCCTAGATATGATAATGAACATCTCAACTTTGATGCACTTAATTTATTATCAAACAAGGATAAAAAACTTATCATACATTAACTCTCTAAATTAATTTTGTAAAGTATGTATTCTTGGCAAACAAAGCTAATCCACACCGGTATATATGGACCGATATCTCTAATATCGTCTGAGTATCATcgttttctaatatttattgatGATTCTAGTAGAAAAACATGAATATTTATATGACTAATTTTTATGattagtaatataatatttattagtatcatcattttctaatatttattgatgattttaaTAGAAAAACATGAATATTTATATGACTAATTTTTATgataagtaatataatatttatgagtGTCTTGTTTCACTCGGGTAAACGTCTAATACCATAACATTTTGACATCTTATGTTTTTTTAACATATATCACTTTTAAATAATTTCGAAATATCTAATTATGTGATTTAATAAtttaagataagatatattaGTGGCTTAATAATTTTAGAGATTATCTTGATAGAAAAGAGCTCTTTAAAACTCTCTTTCTAAACCATCTCCTCTCTATAGATCTATGACTTTGTTACATCGGATTAATAATGTTACAATACTATTgcctaattataatattatatattttaattctgACTAAATATTACTTCTACTCTAAATTTTTAACGAGTGATATGAGAgttgataaaatataaatatcttaaatcataaaaaaatagatatattataattactttagattttaaattaatattcaaATTACTTGCAATGAATCAATGCACCTATCCTTCTGCTTGCCTGCTTCCAGGCTATGCACATCATCTCAAGCCACGCGGGTGGAAACCGCAGACGGCGGAGACGGAGGGACTGTGAAGGGGCGGGCGTCGAAGGAACGGAAGTCGCGGCGGGAGAGGGGCGTCGCGGAACAAGTCGTCGCAGGAACGATCACCGCAGAAGGCGAGGCGCGGAGCTGGTCAGGTATTTCTCTTTTGCTCCGCGGAGCAGCGCCTCAGGCGGTGGAACTCGGCTGCACGCTTGGCCACAGATGGCGACGACGAGGGCGATGGGATTCTTCGCCATGTTCCTTCGCTGGCTGTGGGTATGCCGGCAGCGATAGTTGCGTCGGACGACGGTGCAGCGTCGCTGCCAAGACGGTGGGGAGGTGATTGACCGTGCACACCGGGGCGTCGACCGCGGTGAAGTCGCGCGTGAATGGCTGAGGTGACAACCTAATTTTGACCCAAAACCCAATTTTGACACAATTGTCCTTAATTTTGCCCTAAATCTTTCCCAGTTGAGATTGGCCCAATTGGTTCCCATGTAATTAGGCTCGACCGGGAGGCCCAATTAACATAGGCCTCTGTACAGTATTAAAGAAAATgagattattattaataaatgttTATTAACTATATCAAAGGAGATCTATCGTATACTTTTGGGTTGAAATAAATATTTAGGACATGAATACACTTatttttctagaaatttagtttatttTGGATTGACAACATACATGAAACAAGAAAAACATGTGTTGTCAATGACTGAATATGATTATGCTAATCAAGGATTATGTTTGATAGTTATTatagttattttttattaaatagttTTATATAAATAATACTAAAGATaagttaaataaatattatttataaattatatattttaattttatttgattagtaGCTATGGAAGTGCCATACACAATAGGCTTAATGATGTGTGAATTATATTATCATTTGCAAGATATATAGGTTTTTAAGTTTTATGAGTCTAGTAACAGCCAAACTGTCATAGATTAGTAACAGTCAAActgttattaaaaaaatatatttataattatatatatataattagaatatttaaataaattttaaaaaattaaaataattatatgatgaaaAAGAATATACTATGTTTGCTCAGtatgaaaaatattcattttctaTTGAGTCCTCGCATCGGTGGAAGTCTCATCTAATGTATGTGTATAAGCTACAATTTGATGTAGTTTGAACGAGGTTTATAAATTTAATCCTCTGGATAACTTAATACCTGAAATGGCCTGCATATATTTTCTCTTATGCATTTTCCTATTTATCAGGAAAATTTTCAGGATTCTGCAATGAGAAAGTAATGAAAATTATTGTTTGGTTCTACTTTCTTAATCTtcattgttttcttttatttatttggttTGGCAGCTGGAATTCCAAACATGAAATAGTTCAGTGTTGATGGTGATTATAGTGTGCTTGTGATGGATTTATTGGGATCAAGTCTCGAAGATCTATTTAACTTTTGCAGCAGAAAGTTAAATGGATCAACTCTCGCTAAAAACTGCTTTGATGCTTGCAGTTCAAATGGAATGCTGCTGCTGTGTAATGCACAGTTCAATATTGGGAATATGCTTGTAAGTTTAGCTAGTTAAGTCTCTCCTACACAATTTGCCATGAGTTGGGCTGTTGTCTTCAAGATGGAGACCAATGAAGATAGAGTCATATGTAATTTGATGTGTAGTATGTTGAGATGCTGTAAAACCATCCTCTCCTTGTACATGGATAGCTAGGACACACTATAAGTTAGTTTTTGATGCTTCACATACATGATTAACGATGAAGCACTTTGGTTCATCATTCTTCTCGTGTACATGAAATGTACAACACTACTTTTGCATGCTACACCACAAAATGATGGTTCTGTATCAGTTTGGAAACACAGGTTTCCTGCTCAATTGGTTCACAAATCTTCTACAACCTCTTCTTGACCACTGGGTTCAATTTTCTATTCCTTTGGAGGAGAGGGAAGGTATATGAACGTACCACTATCTGAGACTTCACAACCTTCTGAAAAATCTCGCGCCCTTCTTCGCCATGCCGGTCCCTGCAAGGGCAGATTTACTATCTGGTCGCCACTTTAACTCTTTGAGGACTGAGAACAGGCTTGATAGAGCAGGAGATACTTCGCCATCCTTTATATTGTTGCACGAGATGACGGTGAGTCTctgcaaatccatccaggatagaACTACCGACTCGAAACCTTCAGTTGTTACAAGCGAGCATCCTTCCAGTGAGAGAAACTTCACCCTCCTGCAGAGAGAGCATATGAAAACCCATCTATAACATTAACATATAAAATGAAATCAAAGATACACGACAAGAGGCCCATTTGAGTGTTTCATGACGAACaaacagaaaaaaaatttaatgttttagACATCAGTCTTTTATAGCTTGCAATAACTGTTTGGAAAAACAATACCAAAACAAACACATACACAGACTTAGCAAGCATCAAATGCATATGCGCCCACACATACACATAGAAGCAAGAGCCAGGCATCAAATAAATGTCACATCAATCTTTTTAGGCATAAAATAAGCTGTAGCTGGCTGATGAAGCCATAAATCAGATACTAAAACTAGTGTTTTGACTTTTGATTGCACCGGACCAGCTACTAAGGGTATATGTACTATTACACAATAGGTTCCGTAATTTTAACGCTAGAACCATCATCAGCCACATATTAAATCCTCTTCAGAAATATAACATTTTAAGCAATTTAATTCAAATCATAAGCAATTATCCACATAAAAATAACCATTGGGCCACTTTGCCCCTCCGTGAAAAGAATAGATAAAAATCCTAATCAATGGTATAAGAAGTGGGCCATTACACCCatataaattgattgaagtaggaaaAGGATAAGCAATAGTCAGATCTTATAAGGGTAGCATCCCAAAGAAATAGATCTAACCTTTTATCAGTTAAAAGACTGACCAACCATAAAAGCAGCTATAAGATGACGTGAACACAGAAAACTGAGACACCAGCTTCTAAAATTGGGATTTCATGCATGATTCTGGTATCAATAGCTACAGCCATTTTTCCaatcatacatcaaaatcatATAAGCAGATAACAgattccttttcctttcttttttttttttttttgcatggatTGATGGCTGCCATGGCCACAGTGGTGTCTGTAAGTTTTAATAGGACATATTGTATTAAAAAACCCAAGTAGATATTGTAAAATGGCACACCTACAAAAGCAACAGACATTCAAAATCATTTCTATGTCCATCTGCCTCCATAAACCAAGATGCAACATAGTGAGAAAGTGATAAGGTGATCAACAAAAACaaagaattaaaagaaaatattaactATAATCTAAAATGCAAAAATAAGATGGTCCAGTACTCATCTGGATCAGCTCAAACTGGCCAAAACTTAACAAAACCGCCCAAGTCTGACTGATTCCTGGGCAAATTCGATAAATACACACCTTGGTCTAGTTGGTTGTCCGGTTTCAATGTTTTGATCTCGATACAATATAAACAGATGACTAAAACAATTGATAACATTTTTCAAACTTTTAGAAATACATCATTTCTAAAttcaaatttttcaaaaacaaaaattatcaaactttaaaatacctcttCCTCAAAGAATATCCACCCAAAATAATAAGCACCATAAATTGTAGACATGTATTGTTTCTTCATCCAAATTCCACCATAAAAGTACATTTCTTatctcaaaaaaaatttaaaaaaaagaaaatacgttAAAAACAAGCCAAATCAAATCCATTCGGTTCCATAGAAGTTTTGCAGCATGTACATACTTCAGTGGTTAAACTTGTCTTTTCTGTTTCTGCCAGTGAGGACTAGCCATGTGAACTGATGAAACAGTAAGGACTTGGAGAAACACAAATAACAATTACTTTTAACCCCGAACCCAGAAAAGAAAGCAAGTGGAGTTATCAAGACAACCAAAGGGGTCAGCTCTTCAAGTTCAAAATAAATGGATTAAACAAAAAAGCTGCACATATTTGAATATAGTTtctgcatatatgcacatattgaATCAATTGACGAGTTAGAAATTCTTCAGTTACATCAAACCATATACAGtaactttgtgtgtgtgtgtgtgtgtttatatatacacacacacaattaTAAACCATATTTGGCACCACTTGAAAGTGATTTATTTATCCAACCATTCCAACCTTACATCATTGAGCAGTGACTTAGTTCAAAATGTAACTTTAAACCTATTACAACTGCATCTCTGTGGAGAAAACAATTTCCCTTACACTTAGTTTAAAGCTGCATGAGATAAAGTGTAATTACAAAAGCAATCGATAGAAGCCCTATGTAACACCCCCAATTAATCTCACATCGGAAATGGATAAAAATtaatattgacttataaggatatgatgagtgtactatgataactccagcttaaacattttggtcagtcgagtcgtgacatttggtatcaaagccgactTAGTATTTGGACGTGGacaaagactaagattgacttataaagatcTGATGAACtgagaaatcaaaataaaaagtGATTCAGGATGATGACTGTTACCGCTACAGTATAGGCGACATAACAAATAGTCACCAACAGGCAATTAAACTCCGACGATGAGTTGTGTTGCAGCAAGCTTCATATGGTAGCTCCCTGGCAACAACACCAAAAGGTGCACATTGTGCTGCACTGATCATAAAGGAGATTGGCAGCCTGTGTGCCTTAACCATGACTGGCTGCCAATCTGCTGGCAATTGCAAACATCAGAAACTTGAAGTTTCCTCAGTGGCAAAGTTAGCTGAGCGGTCCAGGAAAAATAGTCTAGGAGTGAAGTTATAACTTGGACCAAATTTGATCTTCAGCTTCTGTAATGTGCTTTTCTATGACTATGGAACCATACAGTTTCCGGCACATCATCAAAACCAAGAAATGGCAGCAATTACTACATCATCAAACCCAAGAAATGGCAGCAATTACTACATCATCAAACCCAAGAAATGGCAGCAATTACTATCATAAAACGACTGAAAATTAGGGGGTAAATACAAGAAACATAGAGAAACATGCATACCTGCAAATGCTAAAACGAAGAAATGGCAACAATTACTATCATAAAATGACAGCAAATTAGGGGGTAAATCTAAGAAACATACATACCTGCAAATGCTCACAAGCGCGAACATGTTGTTGTCCAACCCCCAACAATGTTCAAACACAACATCCCTAACTGCCTCGCACACCATAAACAGTGCTTGTAAGCTTCTTTTATCCCGCAGCTGGCACCGGTGCATCTGCAGCGTCTCGACGGCCGGGCATGTCCCGAGGTGCTCCGATGGCCCTGGATCAGCATCTATCCTCCTACAGCTCTGCATTCTCAGAGTCTTCAGGTTTCCGCAGAAGGATAATGCCGCCAGCCAACCATCGTCCATCCGGTGGTCGGAGATCGTCAATTCCTCAAGCATCATGCAGCACCGCCCTATGGCAGAGATCCCGTCGTAGCTACCCTCACACCCACTGAGCTCCAGCTTCACCAGCCGCTTGCACCCATGGGCCAGTATGGTGAGCCCAATGTCGGTGACGCGAGGCCCGCAGTAGAGCCCGTCAACGGATCCCACCAGCCGCAGTATCTGGAGGTTCTTGAAGGCGAAGATGGAGCGGAGGGCTAGGTCGGAACACCGATGGAGCTCCAGCTCCTGCATAGTGTCGCACCCTCCAGCGATCGCCATGAGGCCGGCCTCCGAGTCACTGGCGACGAGGGAGAGCTTCCGAAGGCCAGGGCAGCTGCGGGCGACGGTCTCGAGGCCGCGATCGATGACGTCCGGGTCGAGGAAGCAGCACTCACCTACAGGAGAGTCGGCGTTGGTGTCGACCGTGACAGAGAAAGGACCCCAGGAAAGCAGGACGCGGCCCCTGGCAGCTACGGACGAAGGGGACGCGAAGGAGCCAGGGACGAGGTCGAGCTCAGCGAGGTCGGGGAAGCGGAGGAAGAGGCGGCCGCGGTCGAGGAAGGACCAGTCGAGGAGGGTAAGGGAGTGGCGCAGGCGGCCGACGAGGCGGAGCCATCGCTTGCAGACGAGGGAGGCGGGGAGGCGGAGGGGGTCCGGTACGGCAGCGAGGATGCGGAGGAGGAGCTTGTCGGAGAACAGCGCGGTGAGgtcggcgccgccgccgccgccgccgtcgccgccgtGCCGCTGCCGCGGCGCGGGATCTTCTATGGTAGGGGTTTGGTCACTGAGCTGCATCTTGAAGACCACATGCTTGAGGGGTTTGTCAACGGCGGCGGCAGCGAACCAAGTGTTAGGCCAGCTCCTCAGGCGGTTGTGGTAGTGGGCATAGTACATCAAGGGTTCCGGCGAGAGACTGCGGAGGCCGCGGCGGGGAGCAGGGTGCTTCCCCTCTGAATCGCCATCTTATCTATGTGCCAAAGGGGCGCGTGCTGCTGTTCGTTTCCCCTACCTTCCGTTCAAAGCATCTGGTTTCCTCTCTCTATAGAAAGTGAACGATATACATCTCTTcagaagagggagggagggagggaactCGGTGGCAAAATGTTTCACGCTCCGACTTAATTAAACACGACTTTGATCTCCACGGGGAGAAATAGACGCGCAGAAGCGCCTTGTTCTTCTCATGAGCTTAGTCGGTCGGGACGGGAGGACATggaattaagcaaaaaaaacaaaaaagagaaaaaatatatatgcacGCATCTAATTCGggcagaacaaacaaaacacaacACTTCGTGACCCATTCGTGGCTCACCCGCCAGGTTATGCAGGATGCCCGTGCGGGGACCCACGCAGGAGGGTCACTGGAGACCGGTGGAACAAAAAAAATTCCTGCAACGGTTTTAGTTCTTGTTGTTATGTGGCGGGACTTTGTTTGTTGACGGTCTGCAGCTTCCGGGGAGCGTCAAAGCCGAGCCCGTCTTTCTTTTATGTATTTATTAATGAACCTTATTATGTAGAGTCTTTTTATTATtcaatttttctaaaaatttaaaaataatatttatttatttattattaatattttattacttatattttaaaaaattaattaaataatattttacttttagaactcctctaattttaattttatccttTTTTATCTATATCTTTTTCAATCGTTACCTATCGACCTTTTTATCTtcgacatcaattttttttatctataacTCCCAATTCATATCTATCATCGATCATCGCTTCCAAACCCATGCTCATTGATGTTGATCATCGTGTTGACCTCACTTATCATCCCTTATATTGTCCTCtaaggaggagaaaaaaaaaagaagaagtgatTATTTAtgttcaattacaaaatgatattttaaaaatattaaaaaatttaaaataaataaataaataaatatatagcaTAAAAATTGTATATAATAATCATATTATTTCTCCATCACCAAAACATAAGACTATGACTTTGGACATTTGGTCGGAGATAATTACCGGAACACCCTAAGGTTGGATTGACTATGCCGAACGGACggcatggatttgtgttgaaatcaCGCTCTCTTTCCGCTGCCTTTTGGACTTCCCCCCACTCCTTTTAACTAAAGCAGACAATGAAACAAAAAACGATGTTAACCACATGGATAAGTACATATATAATTAGATTATCTAATTTTAATACTAAATATGCATGTTGAGTGGAGGATTGATGATTGATGTGCGAAGTGATTAATTTTAATACTAATTATTCGGGGTTTCAGTAAGAAAAGGCTCGAATCCCCTTGGCCGCCCTTTCGCTTTGGGGACGAGGACGACTGTACATGGACACACAAACAAATGACGTGCCAACTGTTTCATGCCCATGCCTGGGATTTTGAATTGCAAGGGCACGATCCCAAAATTTATTTCAAATGAGGGAGGAGCCACTTTGCGCCACCCGTTGAGTTTTGTTGACGACGGATGCATTAAATCACATCTTGTTAAGAACAGGTGGGTACTTCAATGTCACCGAGTCAACTGGACAAGCTAAAGACAGACAGACATATTGCGACCACATGACATGAGAGTAAGGCCACGACTTACCTGACATGAGAATAAATATTGAGAGGATCGTGAGTAGCTCTGCGGTGGTAAATTACCCTGGAAATTGAGTGCACCGATTTTTTTCCTTTCACCCTGGGGAACAGAATCCATGACAATGAAGTCAGATGGAATCAACAAAACTTGCAAATAATACACGATGGAAGAACATGATATTGGTCGACAAGAACAAGGACTAAATGAGCACCATTATGAGGTTTAACAATCATTAATGTGGTTGTTGCCTGTTTAGGCTAGCAAAAGCTTTTTAATCTTCTCATATTTTATTTAGGTCAAGAAAACACTCAACCCCGAGGTGCAGCCATCAAAACAGTGGACACATTTATGGGTCGAACGAGTTTAGGTTGGTCCAGTGCTCAATGGCTGAGTGAAAAAAATGATTCCACTAGTAACTTCAACTCTGATTGGAGTGGACTCCTTTAGTGATGAATATCTACTCAGCCTTTAGCCATCCCAAAATCTATAGGAGTTTCGAAGATGAACATCCAGCTCATAGCATCCTACAAAACTGGTTCCAGGTCATAGCATCCtagaaaacacagattaaatggaAGCTTATCAGGTACATAACCAAATATAACGGAGGAAAAAGGCTGCTGGGGAAGGGATAATTTTTTATTCAACAAAGCCAATAGGGCACATTCTTAGTTATCTAGATTCTTTCTAATTTGATTTTGCCAGGATCACTTTCTGATCATCTGATTGTGCAACAACATATCAAGAAAACAAGAACTTAGATATGCAAAAGGAATACAAAAACATATGAAAATCATATCTGTTTACAAAGTTTAGGAGAATCAACAAC
Coding sequences within:
- the LOC103984272 gene encoding F-box protein At5g51380, coding for MYYAHYHNRLRSWPNTWFAAAAVDKPLKHVVFKMQLSDQTPTIEDPAPRQRHGGDGGGGGGADLTALFSDKLLLRILAAVPDPLRLPASLVCKRWLRLVGRLRHSLTLLDWSFLDRGRLFLRFPDLAELDLVPGSFASPSSVAARGRVLLSWGPFSVTVDTNADSPVGECCFLDPDVIDRGLETVARSCPGLRKLSLVASDSEAGLMAIAGGCDTMQELELHRCSDLALRSIFAFKNLQILRLVGSVDGLYCGPRVTDIGLTILAHGCKRLVKLELSGCEGSYDGISAIGRCCMMLEELTISDHRMDDGWLAALSFCGNLKTLRMQSCRRIDADPGPSEHLGTCPAVETLQMHRCQLRDKRSLQALFMVCEAVRDVVFEHCWGLDNNMFALVSICRRVKFLSLEGCSLVTTEGFESVVLSWMDLQRLTVISCNNIKDGEVSPALSSLFSVLKELKWRPDSKSALAGTGMAKKGARFFRRL